From the genome of Rhizobium oryzihabitans:
GGTCCGCAGCATCATTCGCGCGTCTTTCAGGTTTGCGCCGACGCTGCGTTGAAATTTTGACTGTGCCGAGCAAGTCATGTGTGAGTAAATGCTGTTTCAGCTTTGTCTTATTGTTGTGCTGGCCGCGGCACGGTGCGGAATGGAAGTTTGCGCCTAGTGCAACGTCTAATCAAGATACTGTGAACAAAAAAAGAAACCCGGCGTTGCGGCCGGGTTTTTGTTTCCTGGATATTTCATGCCGCCTGTCAGGACGTGATCACGTCTTTCCTCGAAGGGTCGACGGATGTGCAGCGAGTGTGGTGCGGGTTAAGCGGCCATGCGTCTTTCGCGATGTCTTGTGGCAGCAAGCAGCGCCACAAAAAAGGCGAGGGTGGTAAGCACGGTGCGGACGAGGTTGGAAAGCGCCCATCGGTCACGCAGTTCCTGCCAGTCGCTCGGTATTTCAGTCGAAACCGTCTTGAAGAACTCGTTGATGGGCACATTGACCATGCGGGTCTGGATCACGACAACCGCGTAGATGACCAGGGCCATGACCCATAGTAGCCGGCTGTCGCGGTCGATGAGTGCTGCGCCGAGAAGGGCGGCGAGCGGAACGAAGAAGGCCGCAAAGAAAATGCCGTTGCGGACGCTGATATTGATGCCGTTGAACGCCTGGATGAAAATATCCGCCTCCAGTTGCTGGAAGGCCATCATGACGGGATTGCTGAAGGCGAAGAAAAAACCGGCCATGATGCCAAGACTAAGCGGTGCGAACAGGCGCAGGGCAAGGCTCGCCGGTTCTCTTGTCATTTCCAGTGCGGGAAAGTGCTTTGTTTTTATGTCATGCAGAAATGAGCTGGACATGAAAATCTCCATAGAATATCCGTACGCTATCGTACGGATATTCCGTACGTATCTGTACGGTTTTTGTCAAGGGAGTGCTGATGCGAAGCGAGAGCAAGGAATTACGCCGGCGTGAAATTGTCGAGCACGCCTTCGCCATGCTTGCGCAGGACGGTTACGCCGCGTTTTCCATGCAGGCGCTGGCAAAGGTGAGCAAGTCTTCCAAGGAGACGCTCTACGGCTGGTTCGGGGGAAAGGCCGGTCTTTACGAAGCCATGGTCGCCGAGAATGCCGCAACGCTGGTATTGCCATCGGCGGAGGCGGCGGATGGTGTTGGCGAGCTCTCGCGTTTCGGGGCCGATCTCCTGACGGTGCTTTTGGGAGAACGGGCGGTGCTGCTCAACAGGGTGGCGGCGGCGGAGGCAGGCAGCGAAACCACGCTCGGCGAATTTCTCTCGGCTAAAGGCCGTAGCCATGTCATGCCGAAGCTTGCCATCTATTTTGCGGCTTTGGCGCAGCAGGGCGCCATATGTGCCGAGGCTTCGGAAGAGCCTGCGGAAATCTGGTTGTCGCTTCTGGTTGGGGATTTGCAGGTCAGACGCGCCACGGGTGCGATCGGCCTTCCGACGGAAGAGGACATAAGGGCGCGATCGGCGCGCGCCGCGATGCTGATATTCCGGCTCTATGGCACGAATGAAAAAACCCGGCGCTGAGGCCGGGTTTTAAAGCTGCTGAGCAAAGAGGCTTAAGCCGCCATCGCCGTCTTGAGGTTGTCGTCGATCTTGTCGAGGAAGGCGGTGGTGGAGAGCCACGGCTGGTCCGGTCCGATGAGGAGCGCCAGATCCTTGGTCATGAAGCCGCTTTCGACAGTGTCGACGCAGACGGTTTCGAGCGTCGTCGCGAACTTGGCCAGCTCGGCATTGTCATCCAGCTTGGCGCGGTGGGCAAGGCCACGGGTCCAGGCGAAGATCGACGCGATCGAGTTGGTCGAGGTTTCCTGACCCTTCTGGTGCTGGCGGTAGTGGCGCGTCACTGTGCCGTGTGCTGCTTCGGCTTCGACCGTGCGGCCGTCCGGCGACAGAAGAACGGAGGTCATCAGGCCGAGCGAACCGAAGCCCTGGGCAACCGTATCGGACTGCACGTCGCCATCGTAGTTCTTGCAGGCCCAGACGTAACCGCCGGACCACTTCAGGGCGGAGGCGACCATGTCGTCGATCAGGCGATGCTCGTAGGTGATGCCGATTTCGTCGAACTTCGCCTTGAACTCGTTCTGGTAGACTTCTTCGAAGATGTCCTTGAAGCGACCGTCATAAGCCTTGAGAATGGTGTTCTTGGTGGACAGGTAGACCGGCCACTTGCGCATCAGGCCGTACATCATGGATGCGCGGGCGAATTCGCGGATGGATTCGTCAAGGTTGTACATGGCGAGTGCAACGCCGGCGCTCGGGGCGTCGAAGACGTCCTTTTCAATGACCGTGCCGTCTTCACCGACGAACTTGATCGTCAGCTTGCCCTTGCCGGGGAACTTGAAATCGGTTGCCTTGTACTGGTCGCCGAAGGCGTGACGGCCGACGACGATCGGCTTCGTCCAACCGGGAACGAGGCGCGGAACGTTCTTGCAGATGATCGGTTCGCGGAAGATGACGCCGCCCAGAATGTTGCGGATGGTGCCGTTAGGGCTCTTCCACATCTGCTTCAGGCCGAATTCCTCGACGCGCTGCTCATCCGGCGTGATCGTCGCGCACTTGATGCCGACGCCGTGTTTCTTGATGGCGTGTGCCGCATCGATGGTGACCTGGTCGTTGGTGGCGTCGCGGTTTTCAACCGAGAGGTCGTAATATTCGATGTCGAGATCGAGGTATGGCAGGATCAGCTTGTCCTTGATGAGCTGCCAGATGATACGGGTCATTTCGTCGCCGTCGAGATCGACGACCGGATTGGCTACCTTGATCTTTGCCATGAATTCCTCACCTTCGAAGCTGTGGCGCCTGATAACGCCAATAGTCGGAAAAATATCCGGTGCGGCTATAGCATCGCATGCGCCTGAGGCAAAGCCATGGGGGGCGCTTTTTTGGCGCAGCGCAATAACGCTTTGCGCATTGCCAAACCACAATGCCGGAATACAGTCAGGCGAATCGCTTCGCCCGCGTGTCGGGCCTATCCCGGGATCACATCATGCGGAATATTCTGCTTCTGACTGCCGCCGTCCTCTTTTCCCATAGCGCCCTTGCGGCGGGGCCTGCCGATCCCGTCCAGAAGGTGATGGACATCACCGTCAAGAACTGGTCCGGCGATGCCGAGAACTGGAAATACATCTTCGACGAGGACATGCTGGTGAGCCTGTTCAGCAAGGACTTCGTTGCGCAATATCGCGAAGCATCCAAGAAGCCTGCCTATGAGGCCGAGAGTGGCGAGAAGGGCGACCCCTTCGGTTACGACGTCGTCACCAATTCGCAGGATGGTTGCCCGCTGGAGGATGTGTCGGTGACCGCGGGTGCAATAAAGGACGGCGTGACGGATGTGACGGCGAAGTTCAAGCTCTGGGCCTGCATGGACGAGGCGGAAATGAAGGCAACGGTCGACGAGGTGCATTTCGATGTCATCGAGGAAGATGGCCGGCCGGTCATCAGCGACATTCACCGGGTTGGCGACGAGGGCAGGGATTCGCTGCGCGAAGAGATGGCGACGATCATCAAGGGGAGTGAGGGGTGCTTGCATCCCTCCGCCTTTGATTTTAGCGCCGATCTGTGCCAGTGAAGCGCGCTTTAGCGCATCGGCTCGAAAATCGATGCGACGCTTCAACACACGGACAAACGACGATGGCAGGCACAAACAGCGAGCTTGAACTTGTGGCGGAAGGCCCGGCGATCATTCTGGTCGAACCGCAGCTCGGCGAAAATATCGGCATGGTGGCGCGGGCGATGGCCAATTTCGGCCTTGCCGAATTGCGTCTGGTCAATCCGCGTGACGGCTGGCCGAGCGAGAAGGCGCGGGCTGCCGCTTCCAAGGCCGATCA
Proteins encoded in this window:
- a CDS encoding anthrone oxygenase family protein — encoded protein: MSSSFLHDIKTKHFPALEMTREPASLALRLFAPLSLGIMAGFFFAFSNPVMMAFQQLEADIFIQAFNGINISVRNGIFFAAFFVPLAALLGAALIDRDSRLLWVMALVIYAVVVIQTRMVNVPINEFFKTVSTEIPSDWQELRDRWALSNLVRTVLTTLAFFVALLAATRHRERRMAA
- a CDS encoding NADP-dependent isocitrate dehydrogenase; translation: MAKIKVANPVVDLDGDEMTRIIWQLIKDKLILPYLDLDIEYYDLSVENRDATNDQVTIDAAHAIKKHGVGIKCATITPDEQRVEEFGLKQMWKSPNGTIRNILGGVIFREPIICKNVPRLVPGWTKPIVVGRHAFGDQYKATDFKFPGKGKLTIKFVGEDGTVIEKDVFDAPSAGVALAMYNLDESIREFARASMMYGLMRKWPVYLSTKNTILKAYDGRFKDIFEEVYQNEFKAKFDEIGITYEHRLIDDMVASALKWSGGYVWACKNYDGDVQSDTVAQGFGSLGLMTSVLLSPDGRTVEAEAAHGTVTRHYRQHQKGQETSTNSIASIFAWTRGLAHRAKLDDNAELAKFATTLETVCVDTVESGFMTKDLALLIGPDQPWLSTTAFLDKIDDNLKTAMAA
- a CDS encoding TetR/AcrR family transcriptional regulator, with the translated sequence MRSESKELRRREIVEHAFAMLAQDGYAAFSMQALAKVSKSSKETLYGWFGGKAGLYEAMVAENAATLVLPSAEAADGVGELSRFGADLLTVLLGERAVLLNRVAAAEAGSETTLGEFLSAKGRSHVMPKLAIYFAALAQQGAICAEASEEPAEIWLSLLVGDLQVRRATGAIGLPTEEDIRARSARAAMLIFRLYGTNEKTRR